From Cronobacter turicensis z3032, the proteins below share one genomic window:
- the fepD gene encoding Ferric enterobactin transport system permease protein fepD, whose protein sequence is MSASRLSSRMVVLGCLFLLLLLMVALSLLVGAKSLPLSLVVDALTGACREADCTIVLDARLPRTLAGIVAGLSLGLAGALMQTLTRNPLADPGLLGVNSGASFAIVLGAALWGVSEPLHILALALCGALAATLVVAFTGSAGGGQLSPVRLTLAGVALAAVLEGLSGGIALLNPVVYDQLRFWQAGSLDIRTLTTLKAIAPVVLTGAVIALLLGRALNSLSMGSDTATALGSRVARTQVLGLIAITLLCASATAVVGPIAFIGLMMPHLARWLVGADHRWSLPVTLLATPSLLLLADIIGRLLVPGELRVSVMSAFIGAPALIYLVRQRRGGASL, encoded by the coding sequence ATGTCGGCCTCGCGCCTTTCCTCCAGGATGGTTGTCCTGGGGTGTCTCTTTTTATTGCTGCTGTTGATGGTTGCCCTCAGCCTGCTGGTGGGCGCCAAATCCCTGCCCTTATCTCTTGTGGTGGACGCGCTCACCGGCGCCTGCCGCGAGGCGGACTGCACCATCGTGCTGGATGCGCGCCTGCCCCGCACCCTCGCCGGTATTGTCGCCGGGCTGTCGCTCGGGCTTGCCGGGGCGTTAATGCAAACGCTGACCCGCAACCCGCTCGCCGACCCCGGCCTGTTAGGCGTCAACTCCGGCGCCAGTTTCGCCATTGTTCTGGGCGCGGCGCTGTGGGGCGTGAGCGAGCCGCTGCACATCCTCGCGCTGGCGCTGTGCGGCGCGCTGGCGGCGACACTGGTCGTGGCGTTTACCGGCAGCGCAGGCGGCGGACAGCTTAGCCCGGTGCGCCTGACACTCGCCGGTGTGGCGCTGGCGGCAGTACTGGAAGGGCTTTCCGGCGGTATCGCGCTATTAAACCCGGTGGTGTATGACCAGCTGCGCTTCTGGCAGGCGGGCTCGCTTGATATCCGTACCCTGACGACGCTTAAAGCCATCGCGCCGGTCGTGCTCACAGGCGCCGTTATCGCGCTGCTGCTGGGGCGTGCCCTGAACAGCCTGAGCATGGGAAGCGACACGGCGACGGCGCTCGGCAGCCGCGTGGCGCGCACGCAGGTGCTCGGGCTTATCGCCATTACGCTTCTGTGCGCCAGCGCCACCGCCGTGGTGGGCCCCATCGCCTTTATCGGCCTGATGATGCCGCACCTGGCGCGCTGGCTGGTGGGGGCGGATCACCGCTGGTCGCTGCCAGTGACGCTGCTCGCCACGCCGTCGCTGCTGCTGCTCGCGGATATCATTGGCCGGCTGCTGGTGCCGGGCGAACTGCGGGTGTCGGTGATGAGCGCGTTTATCGGCGCGCCCGCGCTGATTTATCTGGTGCGCCAGCGGCGCGGCGGAGCGTCGCTATGA
- the fepG gene encoding Ferric enterobactin transport system permease protein fepG encodes MRSVSPRLGLFCLLTLSLCIGLGLWALTQGAVTLEARKVLEALTGHAPRTVALIVTEWRLPRVAMALLLGAALGVSGAIFQSLMRNPLGSPDVMGFNTGAWSGVLVAMVLAGQHQAAIAFAAIAGGTLTAFIVWILAWRNGIDTFRLIIIGIGVRAMLVAFNTWLLLQASLETALSAGLWNAGSLNGITWGKTLPAAPLLLLALLASALLARRMRLLEMGDDSACALGVAVERSRLLLMLTGVVLTAGATAMAGPISFVALVAPHIARRLSGTARFGLTQAALCGALLLLAADLCAQYLFTPYQLPVGTVTVCLGGMYLIALLIQESRKR; translated from the coding sequence ATGAGATCCGTTTCCCCCCGTTTAGGCCTCTTTTGCCTGCTGACGTTGAGCCTGTGCATCGGGCTCGGCCTCTGGGCGCTGACGCAGGGTGCAGTAACGCTCGAAGCCCGTAAGGTGCTGGAGGCGCTGACCGGCCATGCCCCGCGCACTGTTGCGCTTATCGTTACCGAATGGCGCCTGCCGCGCGTGGCGATGGCGCTGCTGCTGGGCGCGGCGCTCGGCGTAAGCGGCGCGATTTTCCAGTCGCTGATGCGCAACCCCTTAGGCAGCCCGGATGTGATGGGCTTTAACACCGGCGCCTGGAGCGGCGTGCTGGTGGCGATGGTGCTGGCGGGCCAGCACCAGGCCGCTATCGCCTTCGCCGCTATAGCTGGCGGCACGCTGACGGCGTTTATCGTGTGGATACTCGCCTGGCGCAACGGCATCGACACCTTCCGGCTGATTATTATCGGCATCGGCGTGCGCGCGATGCTGGTGGCGTTCAATACCTGGCTGCTGTTGCAGGCGTCGCTTGAGACGGCGCTGTCGGCGGGCCTGTGGAACGCCGGTTCGCTGAACGGCATTACGTGGGGGAAAACGCTGCCCGCCGCCCCGCTGCTCCTGCTGGCGCTGCTGGCGAGCGCGCTGCTGGCGCGCCGGATGCGGCTTCTGGAGATGGGCGACGACAGCGCCTGCGCGCTGGGTGTGGCGGTGGAACGCTCTCGCCTGCTGCTGATGCTGACCGGCGTGGTGTTAACCGCTGGCGCGACGGCGATGGCCGGGCCGATTTCTTTTGTCGCGCTGGTGGCGCCGCATATCGCCCGTCGGTTAAGCGGCACCGCGCGCTTCGGGCTGACCCAGGCGGCGCTGTGCGGCGCGCTGCTGTTGCTGGCCGCCGATTTGTGCGCCCAGTATCTGTTTACGCCTTATCAGCTGCCGGTGGGCACCGTCACCGTTTGCCTCGGCGGCATGTATCTCATCGCCTTGTTGATACAGGAGTCACGCAAGAGATGA
- the fepC gene encoding Ferric enterobactin transport ATP-binding protein fepC has product MRPVSVYALSAAGGHRHRLPRRHVSHRLVDTGVTQEMTMTSRLTGEALTLGYGDFRVADGLNVAIPDGKFTAIIGPNGCGKSTLLRTLSRLMKPLGGQVRLDGEAIQRFATKEVARRIGLLAQNASAPGDISVQELVARGRYPHQPLFTRWRDEDERAVQKAMDATGVTALADQSVDTLSGGQRQRAWIAMVLAQETSILLLDEPTTWLDISHQIDLLELLSALNREQGYTLAAVLHDLNQACRYANHLIALRDGKIIAEGAPSEIVDAALIEAIYGLRCMIIEDPVAGTPLVVPLGRR; this is encoded by the coding sequence GTGCGCCCAGTATCTGTTTACGCCTTATCAGCTGCCGGTGGGCACCGTCACCGTTTGCCTCGGCGGCATGTATCTCATCGCCTTGTTGATACAGGAGTCACGCAAGAGATGACTATGACTTCACGCTTAACCGGCGAAGCGCTGACGCTGGGCTACGGCGATTTTCGCGTCGCAGACGGGCTGAATGTGGCTATCCCCGACGGGAAATTCACCGCCATTATCGGCCCGAACGGCTGCGGCAAATCGACGCTGCTGCGCACGTTGAGCCGCCTGATGAAACCGCTCGGCGGGCAGGTGCGCCTCGATGGCGAGGCGATCCAGCGTTTCGCCACCAAAGAGGTGGCGCGGCGCATTGGCTTGCTCGCGCAGAACGCCAGCGCGCCGGGGGATATCAGCGTCCAGGAGCTGGTAGCACGCGGGCGTTATCCGCATCAGCCGCTGTTTACGCGCTGGCGCGATGAGGATGAGCGCGCGGTGCAAAAAGCGATGGACGCGACCGGCGTGACCGCGCTTGCCGACCAGAGCGTCGATACGCTGTCCGGCGGTCAGCGTCAGCGCGCCTGGATTGCGATGGTGTTAGCGCAGGAGACCTCGATTCTGCTGCTCGACGAGCCGACCACCTGGCTTGATATCAGTCATCAGATTGATTTGCTGGAACTGCTGAGCGCGCTTAACCGCGAGCAGGGATATACGCTTGCCGCGGTGCTGCATGATTTGAACCAGGCGTGCCGCTACGCGAACCATCTGATTGCGTTGCGGGACGGGAAGATTATTGCCGAGGGCGCGCCGTCAGAGATTGTGGACGCGGCGCTTATCGAGGCGATTTACGGGTTGCGGTGCATGATTATTGAGGATCCGGTAGCAGGTACGCCGCTGGTGGTGCCGCTCGGGCGACGGTAG
- the maeB gene encoding NADP-dependent malic enzyme, whose amino-acid sequence MDEQLKQSALDFHEFPVPGKIQVSPTKPLATQRDLALAYSPGVAAPCLEIAADPLAAYKYTARGNLVAVISNGTAVLGLGNIGALAGKPVMEGKGVLFKKFAGIDVFDIEIDEHDPDKVVDVVAALEPTFGGINLEDIKAPECFYIEKKLRERMNIPVFHDDQHGTAIICTAAVLNGLRVVQKNISDVRLVVSGAGASAIACMNLLVALGMQKRNIVVCDSKGVIYKGREENMAETKAAYAIDDNGKRTLGDVIEGADIFLGCSGPKVMTQEMVKKMAASPLILALANPEPEIMPPLAKEVRPDAIICTGRSDFPNQVNNVLCFPFIFRGALDVGATAINEEMKLAAVHAIAELAHAEQSDVVASAYEDQELSFGPDYIIPKPFDPRLIVTIAPAVAKAAMDSGVATRPIEDFDAYKDKLTEFVYKTNLFMKPVFNQARKDPKRVVLTEGEEPRVLHATQELITLGLAKPVLVGRPGVIEMRLKKLGLQIEAGKDFEIVNNESDPRFKEYWNEYYSIMKRRGITQEQAQRAVIGNSTVIGAIMVHRGEVDAMICGTIGDYHEHFSVVQQIFGYRDGVKAAGAMNALLLPSGNTFIADTYVNDDPTPEQLAEITVMAAETVRRFGIEPKVALLSHSNFGSSDSPAASKMRETLQLVRERAPDLMIDGEMHGDAALVESIRNDRMPDSPLKGSANILIMPNVEAARISYNLLRVSSSEGVTVGPVLMGVAKPVHVLTPIASVRRIVNMVALAVVEAQTNPL is encoded by the coding sequence ATGGATGAACAACTAAAACAAAGCGCCCTCGATTTTCACGAATTCCCGGTTCCAGGCAAAATTCAGGTTTCTCCGACCAAACCGCTGGCGACCCAGCGCGATCTGGCGCTGGCGTATTCGCCAGGCGTGGCGGCACCGTGTCTGGAGATCGCCGCCGATCCGCTGGCCGCCTATAAATACACCGCGCGCGGCAACCTGGTGGCGGTTATCTCCAACGGCACCGCCGTGCTGGGGCTTGGCAATATCGGCGCGCTGGCCGGTAAACCGGTAATGGAAGGCAAGGGCGTCCTGTTTAAGAAATTCGCCGGTATTGATGTGTTTGATATCGAAATCGACGAGCACGATCCCGATAAAGTAGTGGATGTGGTGGCGGCGCTGGAGCCGACTTTCGGCGGTATCAACCTGGAAGATATCAAAGCGCCGGAATGTTTTTATATCGAAAAGAAACTGCGTGAGCGCATGAACATTCCGGTGTTCCATGACGATCAGCACGGTACCGCCATTATCTGTACCGCCGCGGTGTTAAACGGCCTGCGCGTGGTGCAAAAAAATATCTCCGACGTGCGGCTGGTGGTCTCCGGCGCGGGCGCGTCCGCCATCGCCTGTATGAACCTGCTGGTGGCGCTTGGCATGCAGAAGCGCAACATCGTGGTGTGCGACTCCAAAGGCGTCATCTACAAAGGCCGCGAAGAGAACATGGCGGAAACCAAAGCCGCCTACGCGATTGACGATAACGGCAAGCGCACGCTCGGCGATGTGATCGAAGGCGCGGATATTTTCCTCGGTTGCTCCGGCCCGAAAGTGATGACTCAGGAGATGGTCAAAAAGATGGCCGCTTCGCCGCTCATCCTGGCGCTCGCCAACCCTGAGCCGGAAATCATGCCGCCGCTCGCCAAAGAAGTGCGCCCGGATGCGATCATCTGCACCGGCCGTTCAGATTTCCCGAACCAGGTGAATAATGTCCTCTGCTTCCCGTTCATCTTCCGCGGCGCGCTGGATGTGGGCGCGACCGCCATTAACGAAGAGATGAAGCTCGCGGCGGTACACGCCATTGCCGAGCTGGCGCATGCCGAGCAGAGCGACGTGGTGGCTTCGGCCTATGAAGATCAGGAGCTATCGTTCGGCCCGGATTACATCATCCCGAAACCGTTCGACCCGCGTCTTATTGTGACCATCGCCCCTGCGGTGGCGAAAGCGGCGATGGACTCCGGCGTGGCGACCCGCCCGATCGAGGATTTCGACGCGTATAAAGACAAACTCACCGAATTTGTCTACAAAACCAACCTGTTTATGAAGCCGGTATTCAACCAGGCGCGTAAAGATCCGAAGCGCGTGGTGCTGACCGAAGGCGAAGAGCCGCGCGTGCTGCATGCGACCCAGGAGCTGATTACGCTTGGGCTGGCGAAGCCGGTGCTGGTGGGCCGCCCTGGCGTTATTGAGATGCGACTGAAAAAACTCGGTCTGCAAATCGAGGCGGGCAAAGATTTCGAGATCGTGAATAACGAATCGGACCCGCGCTTTAAAGAGTACTGGAACGAGTACTACAGCATCATGAAACGTCGCGGCATTACGCAGGAGCAGGCCCAGCGCGCCGTTATCGGCAACAGCACGGTGATTGGGGCCATCATGGTGCATCGCGGCGAAGTGGATGCGATGATTTGCGGCACGATTGGCGATTATCATGAGCATTTCAGCGTGGTTCAGCAGATTTTCGGCTATCGCGACGGCGTAAAAGCCGCAGGCGCGATGAACGCGCTGCTGCTGCCGAGCGGCAACACCTTTATCGCCGACACGTATGTGAACGACGATCCGACGCCGGAACAGCTGGCGGAGATCACCGTCATGGCGGCGGAAACGGTGCGTCGTTTCGGGATCGAGCCGAAAGTGGCGCTGCTGTCGCATTCAAACTTCGGATCTTCCGATTCGCCTGCCGCCAGCAAAATGCGCGAGACGTTGCAGCTGGTGCGTGAGCGCGCCCCGGATCTGATGATCGACGGCGAGATGCACGGCGACGCGGCGCTGGTGGAGAGCATTCGTAACGATCGTATGCCGGACAGCCCGCTGAAAGGCTCGGCCAACATCCTGATTATGCCGAACGTGGAAGCGGCGCGTATCAGCTATAACCTGTTGCGCGTGTCGAGCTCCGAAGGCGTGACCGTAGGGCCGGTGTTGATGGGCGTCGCGAAACCGGTGCACGTATTGACGCCGATCGCCTCGGTTCGCCGTATCGTGAATATGGTGGCGCTGGCCGTGGTCGAAGCGCAAACCAACCCGCTGTAA
- the talA gene encoding Transaldolase 2, with amino-acid sequence MNQLDGIKQFTTVVADSGDIESIRNYQPQDATTNPSLLLKAASLEHYQHLFTDALEYGKKRGSTQKEQVAEASDKLAVNVGAEILKSIPGRVSTEVDARLSFDKEKSIAKARRLVELYQDQGIDKSRILIKLASTWEGIRAAEELEKEGIHCNLTLLFSFAQARACAEAGVYLISPFVGRIYDWYNTRKPMDPYVVDEDPGVKSVRNIYDYYKQHNYQTIVMGASFRRTEQILALAGCDRLTISPNLLKELQDSDAPVARKLIPASQGFSRPQPMTEAEFRWEHNQDAMAVEKLAEGIRQFAVDQRSLEDLLAAKL; translated from the coding sequence ATGAACCAACTCGATGGCATTAAACAATTCACAACCGTAGTCGCCGACAGCGGCGATATTGAATCGATTCGTAACTATCAACCCCAGGACGCCACCACCAACCCTTCCCTGCTGCTGAAGGCCGCCAGCCTTGAGCATTACCAGCATCTGTTCACCGATGCGCTGGAATACGGCAAAAAACGCGGCAGCACGCAAAAAGAGCAGGTGGCGGAAGCCAGCGACAAACTGGCGGTCAATGTGGGTGCGGAAATTCTGAAAAGCATTCCGGGACGCGTCTCAACGGAAGTCGACGCGCGTCTGTCGTTCGACAAAGAAAAAAGCATCGCCAAAGCGCGTCGCCTGGTGGAGCTTTATCAGGATCAGGGCATCGATAAATCACGCATTCTGATCAAGCTCGCGTCCACCTGGGAAGGTATCCGCGCGGCGGAGGAGCTCGAAAAAGAGGGCATTCACTGCAACCTGACGCTGCTTTTCTCCTTTGCCCAGGCACGCGCCTGTGCCGAAGCTGGGGTGTATCTGATCTCCCCGTTCGTCGGACGTATCTATGACTGGTACAACACCCGCAAACCGATGGACCCGTATGTGGTCGATGAAGATCCCGGCGTGAAGTCGGTGCGTAACATCTATGACTACTACAAGCAGCATAACTACCAGACCATCGTGATGGGCGCGAGCTTCCGCCGTACCGAGCAGATCCTGGCGCTGGCGGGCTGCGACCGTCTGACCATCTCCCCTAACCTGCTCAAAGAGCTGCAGGATAGCGATGCGCCGGTCGCGCGTAAGCTGATCCCGGCATCCCAGGGCTTTAGCCGTCCGCAACCGATGACCGAAGCGGAATTCCGCTGGGAGCATAACCAGGACGCGATGGCGGTTGAAAAACTGGCCGAAGGCATTCGCCAGTTCGCGGTCGACCAGCGCTCGCTGGAAGATCTGCTTGCCGCCAAACTTTAA